In Lolium rigidum isolate FL_2022 chromosome 7, APGP_CSIRO_Lrig_0.1, whole genome shotgun sequence, the DNA window ATCCTCTCGGATTCCACGGGCTCTCTATTTGTCGTCGTTCGGGGGTGGCCGCGAGCCTGCGACGAACCGGACGGCGGCGAGCTGCTCGCGGTGAAGTGAGCAGGCGGCGTCTCCGTGGAGGTGCAGCTACGCGGGAGGGGCTCACCCTCGCCTCGCTCTGCTCTCCGCAAATGCTCCCCTCAGTCTCCTGCCTCTGCTTCCGCGCCGTGGCGGCGAGTACCAAATCTTCCCCGAGTTCGCGCTGGGTAGCTTTCTCGCTGGCCAGATGGAGAGGAACGGAGGCGGTCTCAAGGAAGGCACCGTACGGGAGTCTGCAGCGGATGTGCCCAGGGGCCTCATGCACCTCCACGGCGAGATCAATTGGAGGAAAGTGTTTATCAGAGCGGAAGGCTGGCCCAAGCGCACGAACTTCGGCTATGCGAGGATCATGGATTCGGCGGGCGTTCATGGCGCTTGAGGTGgcgcacaaggaggagcaggacgacccGTTGATATTTGGATTTGGCGGTGCGCCTTACGACGCAAGCCGACCCGCGTCCGTGGAGGCCTGCTTCCGCGGCGGCAGCGCTCAACCAAGGTGAGGTCGATAAGAGGGGCTCCTCCATGTCAATTTCCGAGGGGGCCGCCCCATTCCTCTCCTCGCAAGGGGAGATTGACCGCCGGCATCTCCGTCTGGCTCCCTCCTCCTCTTCAATCTACGGATCCAGGCCACTCCATTCTGGTCCTGGAAGTAATTGGGACCTtcttccattaaacttggtggagCTGGTGTACCGATCTGTTCCCTCTCTCTCTTCTGGGACGATATGTTGAATGTTCGGATGCAGAACATTCTGGGACGATGTGTATTAGTGCCCTCCACATGTTTGTTGTTATGTTTGTTTCAACTGAAACTATTTTTTTAGGGTTCTCTGGTGGTCTTTCCTCTAGGCTGCACACATACTGATCCATACAGGTTAAGTGTCCATTCTTCTTTTCTCACTGCCTTTATCCGTTTATTGTGTTTCAAACTGTTGTGGCAATATGTACAAGACTGAGGCGTGCATTttaggtactccctccggtccatattaattgactctaatgtggatgtatctagacacattttagttctagatacatccatattgaagtcaattaatatgaatcggagggagtacaaagttTACTCTCATCACTACGCACATGTATGCAGGCTGCTATCTTCTTCTCATACATGCATGCTAAAATGCATGTAATTAATTTGGATGCATATCAGCAATGGAGAGTGAGAGTGAGGGGTCAAAAGCATTCAGGTGATACATTGTTGATTTAAAGAGGCATGGAATTCACCGTTGGTACTGTATGCACTTCGATTGCTTTTTAGCATGTTTATCTGTACACATACATCAGGTACAAGTTTGATGCATTAGGGAAGCTACCGGTTCACTTATATGGTTAACATTAAATACATATAGTTTGGATGCAATATATTTGATCATTTTGTTTTTAACCTTTCATGTTTTTGAAGTTGTAGACGTAAAGCAATCTAACTACACAGGCTGATTATAACTTATTTCATACAATTACAGTTGTGTATAATTCGTAGGGAAAAAGCATATATACTGTATACATGCATGTGAGTGTCTAAAGCTTTTGCGTGTCAAGATGGATTGGTTGTGAAGATGCTATATTTTGAGTGGTAGAATTTTTTCAGTATGTGCTGATTGCGATGCTTCGGCTTGACAATGTTATCTATTTCTTTTCCGTCAGTTAGCATATCTACTGTGTATGCTGCAACATGCACACTCGAGGTGAGCTGCGTCAGCGCACTATGTGAACATGTCGTGCAACAGTTTAAGCGACTACATTCAAGAATTCTGTGTGATCTCTTGGTGGCGTCCATGTATGAGGACCTTCAGATTTGGGTAAGCTATGGctttagtgaaataacagcaagtATATATGAGGTCACATGCCTCAAGTTTGAGGTTTCGAGTTGCTGAGTTGCTGATTTTGGCTTGATTTGTATTCTAGGACGATAGACACCTTCAGTGAAAATAGGAGTAAGGATTGGACCAAAGAAAGAAGTGCGCGAACCTGCTACCAGAGAGCGCATAAAGGGTTTGGAGTAGAGGCAGGATGCGCTGCGGATGGAGCAGCAAAAACTCTTTATTCGTCTAGCATCTCGAGGAAATCACCAAATGGGTTTGGTACGTCTTCTCCTGATCTTTATTTGTAAAAAAAAAGGCTCTTCATGTTCCCTTGGTATGATGAGATTTTTTTGCTCATCGATAGGTTATTCAGGTATTCCTCTCATCTTCCTCATGGTTAGATTTGATATGTTTCTCATCCTTTTGGATTGTTAGGAATGCCCGTACCTCTGCACTATTTTTTCTTGATATGGCTGTAGTCCAAATTTGAATAGTTACACTATATATGTCTGAATATGGCTTCTCGCCATGGATACTTATGTCGCTGATAAGGTCATCTCTCAGTAACTCTTGATGTTTTAGTTCAGTGGTACGCTAAAAAGGGTGATCCTATGGCCTCCCAAAAAATACTGTTACTTAGTGGCAGCCCTTATTTTTTGAATCAGTTGAAAGCTACTGTCTTTCCGCTGTACTACttgagctctaggtgtttcttcataacCAAGCAATGCTTCTTATGGCAGTAAAAGCTGATATTAAGTTGGAAGCCATGCTAAAAAATTGTGCAACATATTAGGGCCTACGTTTATACTTTATCATAGCTAATCTTTATTGCATTTGGCCCACAAATTGTGGATGAAGATACCTATCTCACCAATCAGCTAAAGTAATGTCGACCTGGGCAATGGCTACTGATATATTGCCTCAGTTCAAGAGGTCAGCTTCTTTCAGGCTAAAACCCATGCAAGGGACAAAATTTTCAGTGAATACTTTCAAAGGAAGCATTACAAATGTTTATTCCAGGGCAGGTTCTTCCTCGCTTGATTTGTGTATTTTTCTCTTCAtatgtttttctttctttgcaatcCACCCTCATATATTACATTGTTCTGTTTCGATTAGCACCACAGTAAGCAGGCCTCTGTAAATCGCTCTGGCCATCCTCCTCTGCTTGCCCTCGCATTTCCGAACCATATATTCACTGGTTGATAAGAAGAAAATATTTATCTTGGCTACATGGTTTGCCTTCCAGTTTTGGTTGCAGTATGTGGTTCTCTATGCGGAAAATAAATACTTACGCCCAGGTTTAGAAGACAGCAAAGCAAACTGCTTTGGCGAAAGATCTGTTGAAGTCCTGACTGGAAAATATTATGCACCTATTTACCTGTAGTATTAGGTATCTATGTGTTATTATGACAAGTGTCCTGATTAGTTCACTCGGCATGTCTACTAGGCATAGTCAGACTATGGTCATATTA includes these proteins:
- the LOC124674376 gene encoding uncharacterized protein LOC124674376; protein product: MSCNSLSDYIQEFCVISWWRPCMRTFRFGTIDTFSENRSKDWTKERSARTCYQRAHKGFGVEAGCAADGAAKTLYSSSISRKSPNGFVLACQDSLALACTTATSSTMEWARKASACPIATSSTMEWTWKKVYWLYTSNTEIIDVPYDRRR